A genomic stretch from Erigeron canadensis isolate Cc75 chromosome 9, C_canadensis_v1, whole genome shotgun sequence includes:
- the LOC122583432 gene encoding protein FAR1-RELATED SEQUENCE 5-like, translating to MEGHPYAGRLTQDEFSLVEELTAMNMPPRDILAIIKERDLSNVSTISTTYNRRTKLRMAEQVGNSPMQVLMALLHSNNYVYEFSTTSSNELENLFFVHQTSFSIWRAFPHVLIIDAMYKTNYYNLPFVEIVGVTSTNKTFLIAFAFIQNERTTNHTWVLNCLKLTLDCCMHPRVIVTDRELALVNACKEIFPDATQLLTESRPLRL from the exons ATGGAGGGTCACCCATATGCAGGGCGGTTAACTCAAGATGAGTTTAGTTTGGTTGAAGAATTGACAGCGATGAATATGCCTCCACGTGATATTTTAGCAATCATCAAGGAGAGGGATCTAAGTAATGTGTCTACAATTAGTACGACCTACAACAGACGCACTAAACTTCGCATGGCCGAGCAAGTAGGCAATTCTCCAATGCAG GTTCTCATGGCTCTTTTGCATTCTAACAATTATGTTTACGAATTTTCTACAACTTCTTCGAACGAGCTAGAAAATCTATTCTTTGTGCATCAAACATCATTCAGTATTTGGCGTGCATTTCCACATGTGTTGATTATCGATGCCATGTACAAGACCAACTATTACAATTTGCCTTTTGTGGAGATTGTTGGTGTAACGTCGACCAACAAGACATTTTTGATAGCTTTTGCATTTATACAAAATGAAAGGACAACTAACCATACATGGGTCTTAAATTGTCTTAAGTTGACTTTAGACTGTTGCATGCACCCACGTGTTATAGTTACTGACAGAGAGTTGGCTCTAGTAAATGCATGCAAAGAGATTTTCCCAGATGCAACTCAACTATTGACAGAGAGTAGACCCTTGAGATTGTGA